One region of Mucilaginibacter sp. 14171R-50 genomic DNA includes:
- the dtd gene encoding D-aminoacyl-tRNA deacylase — protein MRAVIQRVSEASCRVEGSITGQIGVGFMVLLGVEDADTDDDLQWLAQKITGLRVFSDENGLMNKALADVGGDILLISQFTLFAQTKKGNRPSFIRAARPDKAIPVYEQMIKTLETITGKKIATGIFGADMKVNLVNDGPVTITIDTKVRE, from the coding sequence ATGCGGGCAGTAATACAACGAGTTTCAGAGGCATCATGCCGGGTTGAGGGCAGCATCACCGGGCAAATTGGCGTTGGATTTATGGTGTTATTAGGTGTTGAAGACGCAGATACCGATGATGACTTGCAATGGCTTGCGCAAAAAATTACCGGCCTGCGCGTATTTAGTGACGAGAATGGCCTAATGAATAAAGCGCTCGCTGATGTTGGAGGCGATATATTACTCATATCGCAATTCACCCTGTTTGCCCAAACAAAAAAGGGTAACCGTCCGTCGTTTATTCGTGCGGCCAGGCCGGATAAAGCGATCCCTGTGTACGAGCAGATGATAAAAACGCTGGAAACCATTACCGGTAAAAAAATAGCCACCGGTATTTTTGGCGCCGATATGAAGGTTAATTTGGTAAACGATGGCCCGGTAACCATAACAATAGATACAAAGGTTCGGGAATAG
- the thrA gene encoding bifunctional aspartate kinase/homoserine dehydrogenase I yields the protein MKILKFGGTSVGSVSSIQTLLDILKDEDKPGSRPVVVLSAMGGVTNLLVTMAEDAANGKEFTAQLAELEKRHFDVVKALLNVQNQNPAYTRLKIHFNHLEELLQGVLTLRELTPKTRDQILSYGERCSALMVSKIAAQHFNDVIFVDASELIKTDNAFGQAKVNISLTELLINGFYRENSDKLLIVTGYIASNDAGQITTLGRGGSDYTAAIFGAALNAEEIQIWTDVNGMMTADPRMVQKAFPLQELTYTEAMELSYFGAKVIYPPTMIPAFLKKIPIVIKNTFEPAFAGTVIRHNCKASSLPIKGISSINNISILNLEGSGMVGKSGFSGRLFSLLAREQINIILITQSSSEHSITFAVQPHDVDKAKQLIEQEFELELAANKLEPLVVEKGQAILAIVGENMKQTPGMSGKLFHALGRNGVNVRAIAQGSSEYNISVIISAHDLAKALNAVHDAFFIELTKTLHAFCLGTGNIGKTLFNQLNAHTEFLQKNNGIQVKITGISNTRKMVFNADGLSLDTWQNDLQASADTADLQAFIAKMKEMNLPNCVFLDNTASPKPVDFYEEIFKSNISVVTCNKIGNSASFAQYKTFRDTARKHGVDFFYETNVGAGLPIIRTLKDLMSSGDRIQRIEAILSGTISFIFNHFNGDANFHDVVKEAQEKGYTEPDPRDDLSGKDFMRKMLILARDAGHQMEEADVEIESVLPKACLEAQTVEDFYAALKAEDAYFADLKEQAAKAKKVLRYIGKLENGKASITLQSVDENHPFYMLSGSDNIISFTTDRYKDRPLVVKGPGAGAEVTAAGVFADLINVGAN from the coding sequence ATGAAGATCTTAAAATTCGGTGGCACTTCAGTAGGTTCGGTAAGCAGCATACAAACCCTGCTTGATATTTTAAAGGATGAGGATAAACCCGGTAGCCGCCCGGTAGTAGTATTATCTGCCATGGGTGGAGTAACCAACCTGTTAGTAACCATGGCAGAGGATGCCGCCAACGGCAAGGAATTTACCGCTCAATTAGCTGAACTGGAAAAACGCCACTTTGACGTGGTTAAAGCCTTGCTTAACGTTCAGAACCAGAACCCCGCCTACACCCGCCTTAAAATTCATTTTAATCACCTGGAAGAGCTGCTGCAGGGCGTATTGACCTTGCGTGAGCTTACCCCAAAAACCCGCGACCAGATACTAAGTTATGGCGAGCGTTGCTCGGCGCTGATGGTAAGCAAAATTGCAGCCCAGCACTTCAACGATGTAATTTTTGTTGACGCTTCTGAACTGATAAAAACCGATAACGCATTTGGGCAGGCCAAAGTAAACATCAGCTTAACTGAACTTTTGATAAATGGCTTTTATCGCGAAAACAGCGATAAACTGCTTATCGTCACCGGTTATATTGCCAGTAACGACGCAGGGCAGATAACCACCCTGGGCCGCGGCGGAAGCGATTACACCGCCGCCATTTTCGGGGCTGCATTAAATGCAGAAGAGATACAGATATGGACAGACGTGAATGGCATGATGACCGCCGACCCGCGCATGGTGCAAAAGGCGTTCCCGCTGCAGGAACTTACTTACACTGAAGCTATGGAACTTTCGTACTTCGGAGCCAAAGTTATCTATCCGCCAACTATGATCCCTGCGTTTTTAAAGAAGATACCTATTGTTATCAAAAATACTTTTGAGCCGGCTTTTGCGGGTACTGTTATCCGTCATAATTGCAAGGCGTCAAGTCTGCCTATCAAAGGAATCTCGTCTATCAACAACATCAGCATCCTTAACTTAGAAGGTAGCGGCATGGTTGGTAAGTCGGGCTTTAGCGGCAGGCTCTTCTCGCTACTTGCGCGAGAACAGATCAATATCATTCTAATCACCCAATCATCATCTGAGCATAGCATCACTTTTGCCGTGCAACCGCATGACGTTGATAAGGCCAAACAGTTGATTGAACAGGAATTTGAACTGGAACTGGCGGCGAATAAACTTGAGCCACTGGTGGTAGAAAAAGGACAGGCCATACTGGCTATTGTGGGCGAGAATATGAAACAAACCCCCGGCATGAGCGGTAAATTATTCCACGCGCTGGGCCGCAACGGAGTTAACGTAAGGGCAATAGCCCAGGGATCGTCAGAATATAACATTTCGGTGATCATCTCGGCGCATGATCTTGCCAAAGCGCTGAACGCGGTACATGATGCCTTTTTTATCGAGCTTACTAAAACCCTGCACGCCTTTTGCCTCGGTACCGGTAATATTGGTAAAACCTTATTTAACCAGTTAAACGCGCACACTGAATTTTTGCAAAAAAACAACGGCATACAGGTAAAGATCACCGGAATAAGCAATACCCGTAAAATGGTTTTCAATGCCGATGGCCTATCACTCGATACCTGGCAAAACGACCTCCAGGCATCGGCCGATACCGCCGACCTGCAAGCGTTCATCGCTAAAATGAAAGAAATGAACCTGCCCAACTGCGTATTCCTTGATAACACCGCCAGCCCAAAGCCAGTCGATTTTTACGAGGAGATCTTCAAATCAAATATATCAGTGGTTACCTGCAATAAAATAGGCAACTCGGCATCATTTGCACAATACAAAACCTTCAGGGATACCGCACGCAAGCACGGTGTCGACTTCTTTTATGAGACCAACGTAGGTGCGGGTCTGCCAATCATCCGTACGTTAAAGGACCTGATGAGCAGCGGAGACCGCATACAACGGATAGAGGCGATCCTGTCGGGCACAATCTCTTTTATCTTTAATCACTTTAACGGCGATGCTAATTTCCATGATGTGGTAAAAGAGGCGCAGGAGAAAGGTTATACTGAACCCGATCCGCGCGACGACCTGAGCGGAAAGGATTTTATGCGCAAAATGTTGATCCTTGCCCGCGATGCAGGCCACCAAATGGAAGAGGCAGATGTAGAAATAGAGAGTGTACTGCCAAAAGCATGTTTAGAGGCCCAAACCGTTGAAGATTTCTACGCCGCGCTCAAGGCCGAAGATGCATACTTCGCCGATTTGAAAGAGCAGGCAGCGAAAGCCAAAAAGGTTTTACGCTACATAGGTAAGCTGGAAAACGGAAAGGCCTCCATTACCCTGCAAAGTGTTGATGAGAACCACCCTTTTTACATGCTGAGCGGCAGCGACAACATCATATCTTTCACTACCGACAGGTATAAAGATCGGCCACTGGTGGTTAAAGGCCCGGGCGCAGGCGCCGAAGTGACCGCCGCCGGTGTGTTTGCCGATCTGATAAATGTGGGCGCGAATTAA
- the thrC gene encoding threonine synthase: MKFYSTNNTDLRVGFKEAVFNSMPQDKGLYMPVEIPRLDNKFLNNLDQYTLPEIAFHVSQNLLGNDIPADDLKTIIHDAINFYAPVVKLEDKVYVLELFHGPSLAFKDFGARFMSRVMSYFLEAGEKQLDVLVATSGDTGGAVALGFLGVPNTQVTILYPKGKVSNIQELQLTTNGQNIRALEIDGTFDDCQALVKQAFTDQELNEKLRLTSANSINIARLIPQTFYYFNAYAQLLREGISKVVFAVPSGNFGNIGAGLLAWKMGLPVGQFIAATNANDTVPSFLKTGVYQPKTSIATLSNAMDVGNPSNWVRIADLFKDEPEALKKLIVGYTYNDEETLQAISDISKKYNYVVCPHTAIAWKALRAYQDEQNAKDTAGVFLSTAHPCKFPDVFTQDVAGKIAIPQQVKDLEKKPRRATSLSTSFEELKTYLLHNV, from the coding sequence ATGAAATTCTACAGCACTAACAATACAGATCTAAGAGTTGGTTTTAAAGAGGCGGTTTTTAATAGTATGCCGCAGGATAAAGGCTTATATATGCCGGTAGAGATACCCCGCCTTGATAATAAGTTTTTGAACAACCTTGATCAATACACCCTGCCCGAGATAGCTTTTCATGTGTCGCAAAATCTTTTGGGCAATGACATCCCTGCCGACGACCTCAAAACCATTATCCACGACGCCATCAACTTTTACGCGCCTGTTGTAAAACTGGAAGATAAGGTTTACGTGCTGGAGCTCTTCCATGGGCCATCGCTGGCGTTTAAAGATTTTGGCGCGCGCTTTATGAGCCGGGTGATGAGTTACTTTTTAGAAGCAGGCGAAAAACAACTCGATGTTTTAGTGGCAACATCGGGCGATACCGGCGGCGCAGTTGCTCTGGGGTTTTTAGGGGTACCCAATACCCAGGTGACTATTCTGTACCCGAAAGGCAAGGTAAGTAACATACAAGAACTGCAGCTCACCACAAATGGCCAAAACATCCGTGCACTGGAAATTGATGGCACATTTGACGATTGCCAGGCGCTGGTTAAACAAGCGTTTACCGATCAGGAGCTGAATGAAAAGCTTCGTTTAACATCGGCTAACTCCATTAACATCGCACGGCTTATACCACAAACATTCTATTACTTTAATGCTTACGCACAATTACTTCGCGAAGGCATCAGTAAGGTAGTGTTCGCGGTACCAAGCGGCAACTTTGGCAATATAGGTGCAGGCTTGCTTGCCTGGAAAATGGGTTTACCTGTCGGGCAATTTATTGCTGCTACCAACGCTAACGATACCGTCCCGTCGTTCCTTAAAACAGGTGTATATCAGCCAAAAACGTCAATAGCTACGCTCTCAAACGCTATGGATGTGGGTAACCCAAGCAATTGGGTACGTATTGCCGACCTGTTTAAAGACGAACCCGAGGCGCTTAAAAAGCTAATTGTTGGCTATACTTATAACGACGAAGAAACATTGCAGGCCATAAGCGATATTTCAAAAAAATATAATTATGTAGTATGCCCGCATACTGCTATTGCCTGGAAAGCGCTAAGGGCCTATCAGGATGAGCAGAATGCCAAAGATACCGCCGGTGTTTTCTTATCAACCGCCCATCCCTGCAAATTCCCCGATGTGTTTACACAGGATGTAGCCGGTAAAATAGCAATACCACAGCAGGTTAAAGACCTTGAGAAAAAACCGCGCCGTGCAACAAGCTTAAGCACAAGCTTCGAGGAACTGAAAACCTATTTGTTACATAATGTGTAA
- a CDS encoding M1 family metallopeptidase has translation MSALSALGQAPGSSIDVQHYRFAIDLNDADNVIKGQATLTVKFLKRADKFTLDLAKQNSEGKGMLVTALKEHGKAVMFLQDSDKLIINAKGAPGSVHSYRINYQGTPTDGLIISTNQYKHRTFFGDNWATRARNWLPCVDHPADKASVEFLVTTPAHYKVVANGLKVAEKLLPGNKRFTHWRETAKLPTKVMVIGVADFAVANPGNPGDTPVYTYVFPEDKEVGFNSYAVATKILPWFVSKIGPFPYKKLANVQSKTIFGGMENAGAIFYYEKSVNDKGIEALMAHEIAHQWFGDAISEKTWQHVWLSESFATYMANLYLEGTYGPDSLKSRLEDDRKLIFAFEKQYLAPVVDSAFKGPMINMLNTNAYQKGGWVLHMLRRKIGDEAFWKGVCNYYKLYNGSNANTDDLRAVMEKVSGTNLKPFFYQWLRTSGHPQLKISQVYNDAAKTVAIHVNQLQALPYQFTLELLVDGKLYQMNIKGAETILTLSSASAKPDIKVDPNVNLLASFVQ, from the coding sequence ATGTCTGCATTGTCAGCCTTGGGCCAGGCACCCGGCTCAAGCATAGACGTGCAGCATTACCGCTTTGCCATCGACTTAAACGATGCCGATAATGTTATTAAAGGGCAGGCGACCCTTACAGTGAAGTTTTTAAAGCGGGCAGATAAATTTACGCTTGACCTGGCAAAGCAAAATAGCGAAGGCAAAGGCATGTTGGTAACCGCTTTAAAGGAGCATGGCAAGGCTGTTATGTTTTTGCAAGATAGCGATAAGCTGATCATCAACGCCAAGGGTGCGCCGGGATCTGTGCATAGTTACCGGATTAACTACCAGGGCACCCCTACCGACGGACTGATCATATCTACCAACCAATATAAGCACCGCACATTTTTCGGGGATAACTGGGCAACCCGGGCCCGTAACTGGCTGCCTTGTGTAGATCATCCAGCGGATAAGGCGTCGGTAGAGTTTTTGGTGACTACGCCTGCGCATTACAAAGTTGTAGCCAACGGGTTAAAGGTTGCCGAAAAACTGCTACCAGGCAATAAAAGATTTACGCACTGGCGCGAGACCGCCAAACTGCCAACTAAAGTAATGGTAATAGGTGTAGCCGATTTTGCTGTGGCTAACCCAGGTAACCCCGGCGATACCCCCGTTTATACTTATGTGTTTCCGGAAGATAAAGAGGTCGGGTTTAATAGCTATGCAGTGGCCACAAAAATACTGCCCTGGTTTGTCAGTAAAATAGGGCCGTTTCCATATAAAAAACTGGCTAATGTACAATCAAAAACCATCTTTGGAGGCATGGAAAACGCCGGGGCGATATTTTATTATGAAAAATCGGTGAATGATAAGGGTATTGAAGCTTTAATGGCGCATGAGATAGCACACCAATGGTTTGGCGATGCCATTAGCGAAAAGACGTGGCAGCATGTATGGCTTAGCGAAAGCTTTGCTACCTATATGGCCAACTTATACCTTGAAGGAACTTATGGACCCGATAGTTTAAAGTCGCGCCTGGAGGATGACAGGAAGCTGATATTTGCTTTTGAAAAGCAGTACCTTGCCCCGGTGGTCGACTCTGCATTTAAAGGCCCGATGATTAACATGCTGAATACAAATGCTTACCAAAAAGGCGGCTGGGTATTACACATGCTGCGCCGCAAAATAGGCGACGAAGCGTTTTGGAAAGGCGTATGTAACTATTATAAACTATACAATGGCAGTAATGCCAATACCGACGATTTGCGAGCGGTAATGGAAAAAGTTAGTGGAACAAACCTAAAGCCATTTTTTTACCAGTGGCTGCGCACCTCGGGCCACCCACAGCTAAAAATATCCCAGGTTTATAATGACGCGGCCAAAACCGTCGCCATCCATGTAAACCAATTGCAGGCATTACCTTACCAGTTTACGCTGGAACTACTGGTGGATGGAAAGCTTTACCAAATGAATATCAAAGGTGCCGAAACTATCTTAACGTTATCGTCGGCGTCTGCCAAGCCGGATATCAAGGTTGACCCAAACGTTAATTTGCTCGCTTCGTTTGTGCAATAA
- a CDS encoding homoserine kinase, with the protein MENLKEILQSSPSKSLPSGGREGIHVFAPATVANVVCGFDVLGFAVNEPGDEVIMRMTNKPGITISKITGDDGRLPLNPAKNTVSVSVQHYLQSIDRLDVGVDIELHKKMPIGSGLGSSSASTVAGLFAIKTLLGDDADPSTLLPFAMKGEEMACGHGHADNVAPALLGGFVLIRSYEPLDLVRLPHPAGLWCAIVFPDVDVPTREARQIIRKNIQMKDAVTQWGNIAGLVSGLFLQDLDLIGRSMKDVLVEPVRSMLIPDFYLMRQMAMELGAVSFGISGSGPSVFAFTRDEETARRITAKLQQHLTNIKIGSNGYVSTINDAGPRVLG; encoded by the coding sequence ATGGAAAATTTAAAAGAAATATTACAGTCAAGTCCTTCAAAATCGCTCCCTTCAGGGGGGCGGGAGGGTATACACGTTTTTGCCCCGGCTACAGTGGCTAACGTAGTTTGCGGATTTGATGTACTTGGCTTTGCTGTGAACGAACCCGGAGACGAGGTGATTATGCGCATGACCAACAAGCCCGGTATCACAATCAGTAAAATTACCGGTGATGATGGCCGCCTGCCGCTTAACCCGGCTAAAAACACCGTTAGCGTAAGCGTACAACATTATCTGCAAAGCATCGATAGGTTAGACGTTGGGGTAGATATAGAATTGCACAAAAAAATGCCGATAGGCAGTGGCCTGGGTTCCAGTTCGGCCAGTACGGTTGCCGGTTTGTTTGCCATCAAAACGCTATTGGGCGATGATGCCGACCCATCTACCCTGTTGCCTTTTGCCATGAAAGGCGAGGAGATGGCTTGCGGGCATGGCCATGCAGATAACGTTGCCCCTGCTTTACTGGGCGGCTTTGTATTGATACGCAGTTACGAACCCTTGGATTTAGTGCGTTTGCCACACCCGGCGGGCCTATGGTGCGCAATTGTATTTCCGGATGTGGATGTGCCAACCCGCGAAGCCCGGCAGATCATCCGAAAAAACATTCAGATGAAGGATGCTGTAACCCAGTGGGGTAACATAGCAGGTTTGGTAAGCGGCTTGTTTCTGCAGGATCTCGATCTGATAGGCCGCAGTATGAAGGACGTTTTGGTTGAGCCGGTACGGAGTATGCTCATCCCCGATTTTTACCTGATGCGCCAAATGGCTATGGAACTCGGCGCGGTAAGTTTCGGCATTTCCGGCTCTGGCCCGTCCGTATTCGCGTTCACCCGCGATGAGGAAACCGCCAGGCGTATCACTGCTAAATTACAGCAGCATTTAACCAATATAAAAATTGGCTCCAACGGTTATGTATCAACCATAAATGATGCCGGGCCGAGGGTTTTGGGATAA
- a CDS encoding CBS domain-containing protein produces the protein MKSVKHILARKGSNVIAVPTQTTVLNVLKLMADKNIGSVVVTENNKYIGLVTERDYARKIILMGKHSDDTTVGEIMSNNFPKITPESSVDTCMLVMSENNIRYLPVFDQQDELCGIISINDVVYETIHSQKETIEQLHSYIQST, from the coding sequence ATGAAAAGCGTGAAACACATCCTGGCCCGCAAGGGCAGCAATGTTATTGCTGTACCTACACAAACCACCGTTTTAAATGTACTGAAGCTTATGGCTGATAAAAATATCGGTTCGGTAGTAGTAACAGAAAATAACAAATACATAGGGTTGGTAACAGAAAGGGATTACGCCCGCAAGATCATCTTGATGGGCAAACACTCGGACGATACAACAGTTGGTGAGATCATGAGCAATAACTTCCCGAAGATAACGCCCGAATCATCGGTTGATACTTGTATGCTGGTGATGAGCGAGAATAACATACGATATCTGCCGGTTTTTGACCAGCAGGATGAGTTATGCGGTATAATATCTATAAACGATGTGGTTTACGAAACCATCCACTCGCAGAAAGAGACCATTGAGCAACTGCACAGCTATATACAGTCTACTTAA
- a CDS encoding GNAT family N-acetyltransferase, with translation MCNVEHVNDLTAQEKDNLLSIWNAEYPTRLCMPGITEFNDYLGTLINPDYFLLKDKDSAVIGWATLFSVGGIRCFFIMLKGAWHGRGYGTQLLNALKAREDTLFGWAVDHDNDVKADGRPYLSPINFYRKNDFVVNSDLRLETDVLSAVNIIWRASAP, from the coding sequence ATGTGTAATGTTGAACACGTTAATGATTTAACAGCGCAGGAAAAGGACAACCTCTTGAGCATCTGGAACGCCGAGTACCCTACAAGGCTGTGTATGCCCGGCATAACAGAATTTAACGATTACTTAGGTACACTGATAAATCCAGACTATTTTTTATTAAAAGATAAGGATAGTGCAGTTATTGGCTGGGCCACCTTGTTTTCTGTCGGCGGCATTCGCTGCTTTTTTATCATGCTGAAGGGGGCTTGGCATGGCAGAGGGTATGGTACACAATTATTAAATGCCTTAAAGGCCAGGGAAGACACCCTTTTTGGCTGGGCTGTTGACCATGATAATGATGTTAAAGCTGACGGCAGGCCTTATTTGTCGCCGATAAATTTCTACCGAAAAAACGATTTTGTTGTAAACAGCGATCTTCGTTTAGAGACGGATGTGTTATCGGCTGTAAATATCATTTGGCGGGCAAGTGCGCCTTAA
- a CDS encoding HAD family phosphatase — protein sequence MTDTIIFDLGAVLIDWNPQYLYRKLFADERDMLHFLANITTPDWNEEQDAGRPLQEGTSLLVQQHPQHEANIRAFYGRWDEMLGDAIEGTVEIFEQLKNTNRYKIYALTNWSAETFPVALERYDFLNWFDDIVVSGTEKMRKPNPAFYQLLLQRHNVKAQNALFIDDNLRNVLAAQKLGIQSIHFNSPQQLKTELENLKII from the coding sequence GTGACCGATACCATCATATTCGACCTCGGAGCAGTACTTATCGACTGGAACCCGCAATATCTTTACCGGAAGCTATTTGCCGACGAGCGGGATATGCTACATTTTCTGGCCAATATTACCACGCCTGATTGGAACGAGGAACAGGATGCCGGCCGGCCCCTGCAAGAAGGCACATCGCTATTGGTTCAGCAGCATCCACAGCACGAGGCCAATATCCGCGCATTTTACGGCCGTTGGGATGAGATGCTGGGCGATGCCATTGAGGGTACCGTTGAAATATTTGAGCAGCTAAAAAACACCAACAGGTATAAGATATACGCGCTCACCAATTGGTCGGCAGAAACGTTTCCGGTTGCTTTGGAGCGGTACGATTTTTTAAACTGGTTTGACGATATTGTTGTTTCGGGCACCGAAAAGATGCGTAAGCCTAATCCTGCCTTTTATCAATTACTGTTACAAAGGCACAATGTTAAAGCCCAAAACGCATTGTTTATTGATGATAACCTGCGCAATGTATTGGCGGCACAAAAACTCGGTATTCAATCTATTCATTTTAATTCGCCGCAGCAACTAAAAACCGAATTAGAAAATTTAAAGATTATTTAA
- the rsgA gene encoding ribosome small subunit-dependent GTPase A, translated as MQGLITKSTGSWYQVKSGKDTIECRIKGKFRIKGITTTNPLAVGDVVDFEMEPEQGTGVITNLHQRKNYIIRKAINLSKQAQIIAANLDRALLVVTLASPRTSLGFIDRFLVTAEAYDIPACLIFNKLDLFSDEGLKILDEYKAIYENIGYPCYSVSALEGTNIDEIQSLLKEKVTLFSGHSGVGKSSLINCLLPNLDLRTHMISEWSDKGMHTTTFAEMFELPQGGYIIDTPGIRELGVIDIEKEVLSHFFPEMRERLNQCRFNNCRHINEPGCAVLDALEKGEIAPSRYDSYLSIYHGNDTRA; from the coding sequence ATGCAGGGACTGATAACAAAATCGACCGGGAGCTGGTACCAGGTGAAGAGTGGTAAAGACACTATCGAGTGCCGTATCAAGGGGAAATTCCGGATAAAAGGGATTACTACCACCAACCCGTTAGCGGTTGGCGATGTAGTTGATTTTGAGATGGAGCCCGAACAGGGAACGGGGGTTATAACCAACCTGCACCAGCGTAAAAACTATATTATCCGTAAAGCCATCAATCTTTCCAAACAAGCGCAGATCATAGCGGCCAACCTGGACAGGGCGCTTTTAGTAGTAACCCTTGCCTCGCCCCGCACATCGCTTGGCTTTATCGACAGGTTTTTAGTTACCGCCGAAGCGTACGATATACCAGCCTGCCTGATATTTAATAAGCTGGATTTGTTTAGCGATGAAGGTTTGAAAATATTGGATGAATATAAGGCTATATACGAAAATATTGGCTACCCATGCTACTCGGTGTCGGCTTTAGAGGGTACCAATATCGATGAGATACAAAGTTTGCTGAAAGAGAAAGTGACGCTATTCTCCGGACACTCAGGCGTAGGTAAATCCAGCCTGATCAACTGCTTATTGCCTAACCTTGACCTGCGCACGCACATGATATCTGAATGGAGCGATAAGGGAATGCACACGACCACCTTTGCGGAAATGTTTGAACTGCCACAAGGCGGATATATTATTGATACGCCCGGTATCCGCGAATTGGGTGTTATCGATATAGAGAAAGAAGTGCTGAGCCATTTTTTCCCCGAAATGCGCGAACGCCTGAACCAATGCCGCTTTAACAACTGCCGCCATATTAATGAGCCCGGCTGCGCAGTATTGGATGCACTGGAAAAAGGCGAGATTGCGCCATCGCGGTATGATAGTTATTTAAGTATTTATCATGGCAACGATACGAGAGCGTAA
- a CDS encoding cupin domain-containing protein — MTSATNHIGPQQAGTEIEGIRMNLILSAECTGGKLTIIEQEIGIGAVSSAHVCNREDKVILVTNGNFLLFAEGKTFEAEKGANIFIPHGIVHSIKNIGTQTGVLLVTLTPDSQPSAFKPSGRSVKVFGKNNAAMHNVAKKYDVVIA; from the coding sequence ATGACATCTGCTACTAATCATATAGGGCCCCAACAAGCGGGGACCGAAATAGAGGGAATACGTATGAACCTCATCCTGAGCGCCGAGTGTACCGGCGGTAAATTAACTATTATAGAACAAGAAATAGGCATCGGCGCAGTGTCGTCGGCCCATGTCTGTAACCGCGAAGACAAAGTAATTTTGGTTACCAACGGCAATTTTTTGCTTTTTGCAGAAGGTAAAACGTTCGAAGCGGAAAAGGGTGCTAACATTTTTATTCCGCATGGTATTGTGCATAGCATTAAAAATATAGGAACGCAAACCGGCGTATTACTGGTTACGCTCACCCCGGATAGTCAGCCAAGCGCATTTAAACCGTCGGGACGATCCGTTAAGGTCTTTGGAAAAAACAACGCGGCGATGCACAACGTTGCAAAAAAATACGATGTGGTAATTGCATAA